CAAACCTTGATCAGGAAGAGATAAAGTTTCCAtgctaaaattaattaataaaaatattttaccgcTAATTCGATCATGAGGAGACGTTATAATCGCCAAGCATAGGCATTGTCTCTTAAGTGAACCAAGCCACCTTTGAGCACCAAAAGACGAACTGCAACTCATGACTCCTAATGGATGATTGAACTCGTTCTCTTCAAAGTCCAAATGCTCCACCCAAGTTACCTTCAAAACATAAATTCATTTCAAGTTAAAGTATTTATAGTATATATGgtcatattttaaacaattcttAAAGATAAATCATAgacaaatttaaaacattttgttaCCTTGGAGCCACCATTGGGCATATCTTGCACAATACATCCAGAAGGGAACCTCCTACAATTTATAATTGGGTTTGTTTCCGAAATATCATGGGAATTTTCAACAGATACATCCACCATTCCCCATACTCCCTGTCTGCTGAATCGAATAAATTTTACTTTCCGAACAGGAATCAAAGACGATAGCACTTGCAGCTCGGCGTACATctacaaaataataagaaaaaacaattatgcATGTATTGTAGTGATGTTATCGAATTGGTCGGTCTGTTCATTCAAATTCACAACTTAACTATTAGCAGTCgagttttgaaaaaatttcaaactaaatgATTATTTCGATTTATTGGTCAGTTCGGCCAGTTAGTTAGAAGATCGGTTAAGTCAGTTTATAAAgtctgaaataaaaaataaaataaaatatcacaacATATGAAAATAAACACGTTGTCCAACCGATTATACACCTTCCAGAGAAAATGACGATTAATTCTACTccatcaatttttcaaaatgaatctcaaaaaatattataataatagtagtactatatagatatatatatatatatatatattattatataactaCAATAATTGAAAGTTCAATGGTTTATTTCAAACCAGATAATCCAATAAAACATAATCGAGATTATTACTCAAATATGTAGACATATCATATTAGTCGCCTCAATCCAAACATCCTATCAACTATCCAAAAACTGAGGCATTACCTAGTGAATTCTAGCGATTCTCTACAAAGACTTCATATATTAATCAccatcgacaatgcaaaagtaatgAAGTCGTCGATTTCACATCTTTttgacacatacgacaacgatTTATcgtaatacaacattttttcatgcatatatatctaaatattacataaaattcactttgaaaaaaaataactatattcTAGTTCGAAagtaaaaactttatttattttttaaaaatggtcagATAAGTCGTGTggtttaaaacttaattataaaaaatagttgtaTCAATTAGAAGTATAaccaacttatatatatttatatatttaattttaatcctAACAAGTGAGTTTAACAATTTGACACCCACTAAATCGACCAACCAAACTGTTTGGTTATGATTAGCGGATTCATAAACCATGATCAGATAGTtaggttgattttcaatttgatttaaaCCAATGCCATTCAGGTAAAGATAACAGGTATCAAAGACAAATATCACCTATACAAATGAAATTGTAACATGAATTGTCACGACTTCAATAAAATGAACCTACACtgtattggaaaaaaaaataagttcacaaaaatatatagaaaaataatagaataaaaacATTTGTAACAACTAAAATTGATATGCTAACCTTATTCGATGTGattaaatattagaataagAAAATTACCATTTTCAAGTTTGTTCCATTGTCTTCTTGAATTAGGTCTATAAGTGCACTCGTACCAATTATGGTTTGAAATAAATATGGCCATTGATTCTACATACATAACAAATAAaaggttaaattatttaatcacaTATAAATGGTTtgaattaagaaataattagttcATATATATACTTACTTCATCCATCAATGCCCTGAGGATCGTGGAGCTGTTGGCGGCAATAATGCCAGTCGCCCTGGTCGCATAATGGGTAGAATTGTTGTCGGGTTTAATTTCTAAACAAGGAGCGAACAACTTGACATACTCTCTGAGGTTTAGAGATTCCATGACTCCTCCACCTTCGCCTACGATTTGTATTCATAAAGGATCGTTTACATTAACTAAAATTGTCAATTCATTCATTGCTTTCTCAGCTAGATCGAGAAAAGGTAACTTTCCAATCGAGTTGTGGTAGTTAATATGACCTTGTCCAATCGGAGTCGAGTTTGATAGGTCAAGAGGCGTTATTTGCCCCCCAAGGCATCTTTGTGCTAAAATTGTCATCTTGTTTAATTCATCTCTCAAAAGTTGAATCTGGAGTCTCAAACGGGATTCCTCCATAGCGTTGTCATACaacttttcatttttcaagCTCTGATAAAATTCTGGATcctaatattttcaaacaaattctttATCAAATTGGTATcgatacaaaaattaaataaacaaagaagaaaaaaataacaacttACTAGAAGGAAGAAAGCTCTACCTTCTTCTTTTGGATTTAATATCTTCTTCTCCCAATTTAGTTGATGGTTTATAATATAAGTTGTTTCATTTGGGTCCAAAGTTAACTACATATAATAGTGTAGgacatgtttgatttttttttttatattaaaaatataataataattgtacaACTGACGAAAACACatatacatgtttttttttttgtttattaataaaatgtgtttttgataaatattttttattattagtaattttttttaaaacacttttaaaaattataaagtaaaaagtgaaaatttgaaaatgattaaagtcaaaaactaaaataattttatttatattttatataaaagatataaatgaattaatgtaaatttttattttgggtgAAAAGTAGATAAAAAtgactataaaataataataaataatttaaacaatttggaaaattaatatttatgattatgatataattattagaaaatgttaatttaaaaaaactcatataattggttgtgttttaaatataatatatatttttatatatgaatattctTCTCTAATAAATTTACACCTAGTTCTACTAatatttttctcctttaattttattatctatttttttaaaaaatatagatcAGTTTAAAATcgtgttataatatataaattattaatttttagttcTTAGTGTTATTGAGTTAATGagaaaattagattatttaaaataattgttagttatgattttgagatattaattttattttaaatatttaaagaatattgtatataatgataaaattaaattaataatttaaaatatataatatttttttattttaaataataaattaaataaatacatttttaattttaaatatttaatcctaaTAAAGTAATTATTCCTTACCAGGATAAAATGGactgatataatatttttttttttaattttgtttttactaAGGCACAATCAGAAAGTTCAAAAGTATAGACCATTATTGTTGGTCAATTAGCATGGATAACCATAAAAACAATAGACAAATTATTTAGGCGGTATTCGATAGTTAACTTTTAGAccttaaactaatttttaaaacaaatcatcCCTTCAAATTTTAGAAATATCACTAATGACCCttcccttaattttttttttttttgttaaacataaccgtttaagtttaaaatattaattttttatatattatctttaatcttattttttatatttatatatataattattaaactatgtatatataatattatatatatatatattattaatttttaaatttatatctatataaaaaaaatttaaaataatttatataatatatatatatatattgtttttttatatttatatatataattattaaatctatatagataatatatattatttatttttaactatatctatataaaataaatattaaaataatttatattatatatatatatataatttatatatatattatctttactcattaatttatataatatatatttaaaaacataatttaagatttaaaagtAACTGAGTATATAGTTGGAAGTTATCATTCTTTTTaactcttatattattttttaaaatatatattatataaatttatatatatacatataaaaaaattaatgattaaagacaatatatataaattatttttaaattttattttatatatatatataaataaatatatatataaatatatatatatatataatatatatatatatataagagatttaataattatattaatataaaaaataataatatattatatataagcgatttaataattatatatatattaatataaaaaatatgattaaagataatatatataaaaaaattattttaagcttttttttttaaaataatattttaagcttaaaccattattattaactaaaaagttgaccGAAAGGATCATTGGTAACCTTTTTAAAACTTGAAAGTgtgatttgtttcaaaaattagtttgagaGCTAAAAGTGAGTGATCAGAATAATTGAAAGGCCTCCCATATAATTttccttaaaaaatataacaaagatttttcaaatatttaataaaaaaaaatgtataacatCAATTTTAAAAGAACAACGAGGGATTAAAATTGTGGGAGGAAAACCTGATTGAGATTTATGGGAAGAAATTGGATAATGAATGGAgtgttattgttattattattgttattgttattggcagtaaaatgaaaaaaagaatatgaggaaagatgatagaaattgaaattttattatttttttcgtCAATTAAATTTCGTCACgttaatttctttttcaaattcctctttcaattatttcttatcttAAATATCGAcattaaaatcaatattaatcttagctttaaattatattagttcaCACTttgatttaacttttttttctacaccaaatttgaatttttttaatcttcttaTTGTCCCTACTTTTTTCTCTTTACCGTTGTTTTTTTCTCTACTTTCAATCCTTTTccgttgttttttttttctctttacttttttcttttgtttggcACATAAAGTACTGATTGTAGTTTTTTTCATGGACATCCTAGATGTTACATTCTCTTGTTATGCTTTCATCTTAGGGTAACTGGTGTGACAAACAATATCCAGTGTATTTACGCAaccactttttaaaaataaaataatatatttttcagattttttatttttatttattaatttatttttcaactgtaataaaaaatgtgttaatttatcaaatatgttaatccattaaaaaaacatgttaaataataaaatttattaatatgattaacTATAggttaaaacatgttaaaatgtattaaatgagttatatatatatatatatatatcatttagaaAATGACACAATatcattcaataaaaaaaacttgaaaaaggTCCAGAATTATAAAAGTTCAGGATTCAGGTAGAACAAttgttaaaaatgaattaaccaaaaatagaaaaatagaaaaaacaacAAGAATGAGAACAAAAGTGAagaacacaaataaaaaaacttaaagcgCCTTAAAATTAGAAGTAAGGGTGACTTTCTCATATCTAGTACTCCATCTTTGACAAATCAACAAATTTCTTTCACAAGTGGGTATTCACCTCCACGTTCGAATGAGTGAGTTTCCACCAAAGATAATTTCATTGAAACAAACTCCACATCATTTCAAACCCTTGAAATTCTCTTGTGTTCCTCTCCatccaaatatgataaacgTTATTGATAAAGAAATACTTGAAGGCATTTGAACTAATGTCATTACTTTTTGTCTAGATGATTATCCTTTCCTTGATATTAGTCCATTCTTTTGGAAAGTTAAGGAGACTCATTGATGTCGAGAACTTATCCCAAAACAAGGAAGCAAAGGGGAAGTCCCCAAAGAGATGGTCAATGGTCTCCTTATTTTCTATACAAATAAGGCAACTGGGATTCGGGATATTCATATACTCCTTAATTCGATCGCGCATTTTAATTCTTTCACGGAATGTCAACTACAAAGTAAATTGTTGTCTAGGAATAACTTGTGTGGACCACACTAAATTGGACCATGGAACCACCTCCTTTATATTGTGAACAATATTCCATGTTGATCCCAAGTCAAACCTACCTTCATTTTCAACACTCCAAACTCGAGAATACTCACAATTGTTAAAGTGAAGGAAGACAAAGTATTGATAATCCTCGTACCTTCTAGAATTCCCCTTAGAAGGTTATTCCATACCTCGTTTTTTACTTGTTGGACAGTAGCTAATTGACATTTCCATCTTATTCGAATAAGAGAGAAAACAATATTATGAATAGTAGGGTGATCCTCAAACCATAGTCATACCAAAATAGAGCTTAGCTCTCATTCTCAATCTAAAGTTTGATCATCTTACCAATACCATCTCTTGAGCTTTAGACATTTTTTAAGGAACCATTTCATTTTCATCTTGATCTTACACGTccaaatgttgatttttttaagaccatctccaacccaaatacatattttcaaactcaaaatgcagtaaacatctCATCAAACAGTAATTAATTTCCAAGccaaaaactcaaactcaaaagaatatttttagaatattcctttttataataagttttaaaattttcaatattatctatatatatatatatatatatatatatatatatatatatctaaaattacaaattgaacccataactttacaccaacttattaattacttttaaattctcattcaattaaagaaaattttgataaaactaattataagtcaataatttaaatattattttcaatcaaCTTATTATacgtaaaaaatataaaatataagttaatcatataaacaaattaaaattatcatgaattaaacatataaataaattaaaatatagataaataaaacatgtaaacaaattaaaatataaattaattaaaaacaatctaaaaagattgaaataaaagTTTTGAAAACCTTTTGAGTATGTGAACAGTGTCCCTGAATATCTGGGTTTGGAGGAGAGAGATTTTGCAGAAAAACCAAAAATGCAGTTGAGTTTGTAAGTAGGTTGGAGGGTTAAAACCTATAATGAAGTTGAGTTTTCAGGTGGGTTGAAGATGATCTAATGAACCTGGAATGAAATCGTCTGACCTATAGCGAGTCTTGTTTTTTCTCCAATGCCCAAAAATGCCAATATgtgagagttttttttttttttggggggggggggcGGGAAAcagttaaaatcatttcattaaaatcacaaaagtgggagggtcaaaaatcaaatctagacaaaccctagctatgatttaaagatgacaatcaaacgaccttAAAGAAATTGATTAATAGCCATCAAACATAcgaaaaacagagattacaaacaaagattataaattgtattaaattctaattatcccaatcaggatttttatttccatactaGTCTAATGTTTTAACAGGTTGTCTTTCTCTTcccttgtccttcctcttcccTTTCCCCTTTCCCTTTCCCTTCCCATTCCCCTTCCCATTCCTCTTGTAATGAAAGAGGGGTGagctgaagatgatgatgagtattgtctattctcattttgattttttcctttatatgaactcgttctaatttgataaaaataattattcttcgGGAATTCTgagctcttcaccttgttgttctcaacttgaatttcaagatcattgtctttattttcttcactttctattttaaaatcctcaacaactttggattcctctatatcaaccttagaattcttttcttcctcttgattagcCTAAGTATCTTCCTCTTtgttttcatcagcaaccacttcaacttgattggATTGAGAATCCTCAACTATCTCCTTAATATGCTTAGCttgaggttccacctccttcATCGTACTACTTTcgtcttgtacataattttctctATCTTCTGTTTCCTaatctttaaccacattttacTCTTTGATAATAGACACATCTTTTTCATTTTCCTACATCTTTACTTTCTAGCCTTTATGATTTTTTGgtcttcttccttagccaaattacaatttgggcttgcatgttggaaggtattgcAGAAAGTGCATCTATATGTCCTCCACTCATAAGTAATTTCTATGACAGTAGGTTTTCCTTTTATGTTTACTACTGTCATACTATTCGGTAGTGTGCTTCTACGATGCTCCTCAATGTTAATTCCGACAAATGATAAGTGTTCTCCTCATTTcgtaattgggtccatgtataatggtgtacccaataaacctacaaaatgactaagagcttctacattatacatgtgtgtagGGATATTCCACAGTTTGAACCATATCTTAGTTGTTTCTTTAAGCTTGTTTAATAGGTTCAAACCTTCagaccatctttccaacttcatgcagttgaatccaatatatgtatgcccattttaaGAATATCATCCAGATTTGATCCCATCTTAAATTTCagaaagtagagatcatgtacatttgctgaaattttcttcaatacctttTCCTACTATTGCTTCATAATGCCTGTTAGGTGACTATGAAGGAAACTCTATTatttcctatgtagtttcccaccactacattttcccattccctaacacaattttcttctactataacaggcaatttaaattaaaaaaggagaattcagtacctccacttttgtctgtaCATTGCCCAAGTAAAATTTTTCTTTGTATGCATAATCTTCAACCTttttcccaatgttgtttttccagacttcattgATTTTCCATGTATAATTACTTCTGATAGTATATGTCTTTAGTTTAGGAGCATTCATTAACTCCCTCATTGTTACAACAGACCATTTTACTATCACTTCATATTCATCCTTTTTGAGTAAATTCTAGTCTTGGTGATAGTGAATGTTTAGCTAGACGGTTGTGCTTTGTATTTTTTCATTGCTGAGTACAATCTCTCCTTTCTTAGCATGCATCAGGAGTTTGGTGATTTGGTTTTTAGTCCAAATAAATTTACCCTTTAATTATACCGTATCATACAaacttctttcttctccttgatCCCTACATTATTTTCCAAAGGCTTTTGGCAGAAATTGGGTCTTTGCTGATTTCTTGAACTTTTTTGTTAATAACTTCTTTAGCTATTTTGTTCATTTCATTCTTTACAATTTCTTTGACTCCTTTAAGAACAAAGTCCTACACTTCTTTGGCCTTGACTCCTTTAAGAACAAAATCCTCAATTTCTTTTGTCTTgttgtttttccttttaccCATATTCCAATAAGACTTTAGAACAACAATCTTGAAACGAACTTATTGAAACCCTAGACGAGTATTTCTATGATATGATTTAGTTCTCCTCCTCATATGTATTACACTATTCTCATTTGAACTACTCccttcattattattatcattctctAATTCTGCAACTCTTTCCATTTCATGTAAGCCCTTGACCAATGATCTCAGAATTCtgtaacaaaatttatattcaacCTCAATTAAACACATACACAAATACTAAAATGTGAAACCCAAGCTAGTTCGTATCAAAATTTAGATCCAACTAATCAATCATTGACACTAGTAGAAAATAGGTCTTCTGTAACGACTACTAGTAACGGCGCTCGAACGcccttactaatattttttataaggaACGGCTATAttaaaccgttactgttatgagaatatcagtaacggctatataaaccgttacagatatggcTTCATTTACAGTTCTTTGTGTtggatatcagtaacggttttctacTAAAATCGTTACTACTAaagcatctgtaacggttattcataaaccgttacagatagtaagTCGTCTTTTTAACTTCTCTACTagtatttgtaacggttttattaataaccgttacagatatggcTTCATTTACAGTTCTTTTTGTttgata
This is a stretch of genomic DNA from Impatiens glandulifera chromosome 4, dImpGla2.1, whole genome shotgun sequence. It encodes these proteins:
- the LOC124935033 gene encoding homeobox-leucine zipper protein HDG1-like, whose amino-acid sequence is MEESRLRLQIQLLRDELNKMTILAQRCLGGQITPLDLSNSTPIGQGEGGGVMESLNLREYVKLFAPCLEIKPDNNSTHYATRATGIIAANSSTILRALMDENQWPYLFQTIIGTSALIDLIQEDNGTNLKMMYAELQVLSSLIPVRKVKFIRFSRQGVWGMVDVSVENSHDISETNPIINCRRFPSGCIVQDMPNGGSKVTWVEHLDFEENEFNHPLGVMSCSSSFGAQRWLGSLKRQCLCLAIITSPHDRISGMVNQSRKRSMANMAHRMVVQVGETMVTIRNNNPGEPTGVVLSASNSFCMPISHQSLFNFLSHKHTRGGELMEVHSTIPIMRELVRIDKNNGDHLNRVSFLVTKVLHGNNQNSVPILQETQSDGSGSLLVYAQVTLEGMQTVMEGRDSSLVEIFPPGFSIIPNTKVSENDDDSCMSMMTVAFQLLTENSPGNMNIPRQTIEYINNLMSSRIQRIKSAIYRG